A genomic segment from Bacillus cereus G9842 encodes:
- a CDS encoding YebC/PmpR family DNA-binding transcriptional regulator translates to MGRKWNNIKDKKASKDANTSRIYAKFGREIYVAAKQGEPDPESNQALRVVLERAKTYNVPRTIIDRAVEKAKGGSEENYDELRYEGFGPNGAMVIVDTLTNNVNRTAADVRAAFSKNSGNMGVNGSVAYMFDATAVIGLEGKTSDEVLEILMEADVDARDILEEEDSVIVYAEPDQFHSVQSALKGAGVEEFTVAELTMLAQSDVTLPEDAQVQFEKMVDALEDLEDVQQVYHNVDLGE, encoded by the coding sequence CGTAAATGGAACAATATTAAAGACAAAAAAGCATCGAAAGATGCAAATACAAGCCGTATATACGCGAAATTTGGACGTGAAATTTATGTGGCGGCAAAACAAGGAGAGCCAGATCCAGAATCAAACCAAGCGCTTAGAGTCGTATTAGAACGTGCGAAAACATACAATGTACCAAGAACAATTATTGATCGTGCAGTTGAAAAGGCAAAAGGCGGTTCAGAGGAAAATTATGACGAGCTTCGTTATGAAGGATTTGGACCAAATGGAGCTATGGTTATTGTAGATACACTTACAAATAACGTAAACCGTACTGCAGCAGATGTACGAGCTGCATTTAGCAAAAACAGTGGTAACATGGGTGTAAACGGTTCTGTAGCTTACATGTTTGATGCGACAGCTGTTATCGGCCTTGAAGGTAAAACATCAGATGAAGTTCTTGAAATTTTAATGGAAGCAGATGTTGATGCACGTGACATTCTAGAAGAAGAAGATTCTGTTATCGTGTATGCTGAACCTGATCAATTCCATTCAGTACAATCTGCACTTAAAGGTGCTGGTGTTGAAGAATTTACAGTTGCAGAATTAACAATGCTTGCACAAAGTGATGTTACACTTCCCGAAGATGCTCAAGTACAATTTGAGAAAATGGTTGATGCATTAGAAGATTTAGAAGATGTGCAACAAGTTTACCACAACGTAGACTTAGGAGAATAA
- a CDS encoding NUDIX hydrolase, with amino-acid sequence MEHKTPKHIVAVAGYLTNEKDEVLLAKVHWRSDTWELPGGQVEEGEALDQAVCREMFEETGLTVKPVGVTGVYYNASMHILAVVFKVAYVSGEIKIQPEEIQEAKFAALNEENIDEYITRPHMKSRTLDAMRATHYIPYETWEVQPYSLIGRL; translated from the coding sequence ATGGAACATAAAACACCAAAGCATATCGTTGCTGTAGCAGGTTATTTAACAAATGAAAAAGATGAAGTGTTATTAGCTAAAGTACATTGGCGATCGGATACGTGGGAGTTGCCAGGAGGACAGGTGGAAGAAGGAGAAGCGCTAGATCAAGCAGTTTGTAGGGAAATGTTTGAGGAAACCGGTTTAACTGTGAAGCCGGTTGGAGTTACAGGTGTTTACTATAATGCTTCTATGCATATTTTAGCTGTTGTTTTTAAAGTGGCATATGTGAGCGGTGAAATAAAAATTCAACCTGAAGAAATACAAGAGGCTAAATTTGCTGCTTTAAATGAAGAGAATATAGATGAGTATATAACGCGTCCTCATATGAAATCCAGAACGCTTGATGCGATGAGAGCAACACATTATATTCCGTACGAAACGTGGGAAGTACAGCCGTATAGTTTAATAGGAAGATTGTAA
- a CDS encoding transglycosylase domain-containing protein, which translates to MKERVLSRVNYHQKVALNPMTKLFYKAIILLLLLSCTLLFIGNVMIEQSDISKLHVPAKLEVPESLTHAFIATEDKRFYHHNGLDYIAIIRASVENIKAGGVVQGGSTITQQLSKNAFLTNERTFSRKWKEIFYTKKIERTFTKDEILKLYVSNIYYGEGAWGIEKAANLYFGKKVNQLTLAESAMMAAVVKAPAYYSPAQNYDKAVERRNVVLRLMEKEGYISHDEYVQAVSEKLVIRHDIKIEQSMLNSARKKAVS; encoded by the coding sequence ATGAAAGAACGAGTATTATCTAGGGTGAACTATCATCAAAAAGTTGCATTAAATCCAATGACTAAACTTTTTTATAAAGCCATTATATTATTATTATTGTTAAGTTGTACGTTATTATTCATTGGAAATGTAATGATTGAGCAAAGTGATATTAGTAAATTACATGTGCCGGCTAAGTTAGAGGTACCAGAATCATTAACACATGCATTTATTGCGACAGAAGATAAAAGATTTTATCATCATAACGGTTTAGATTATATAGCAATTATTAGGGCCTCTGTTGAGAATATAAAGGCTGGTGGTGTCGTACAAGGAGGAAGCACGATTACACAGCAGCTATCTAAAAATGCTTTTTTAACGAATGAACGTACATTTTCTCGTAAGTGGAAAGAGATTTTTTATACGAAAAAAATTGAACGTACATTTACGAAGGATGAAATTTTAAAATTATATGTAAGTAACATTTATTATGGAGAAGGAGCATGGGGAATTGAAAAAGCAGCAAACCTTTACTTCGGTAAAAAGGTGAACCAATTAACGTTGGCTGAAAGTGCAATGATGGCTGCTGTAGTAAAAGCACCTGCTTATTACTCACCTGCCCAAAATTATGATAAAGCAGTAGAGAGACGAAATGTCGTTTTGAGACTAATGGAGAAAGAAGGCTATATAAGTCATGATGAGTATGTTCAAGCAGTTAGTGAGAAATTGGTAATTCGTCATGATATAAAAATAGAGCAGTCGATGTTAAATAGCGCGCGTAAAAAAGCAGTAAGTTAA
- a CDS encoding DsbA family protein, whose protein sequence is MKSNKLMALGIVFSIAVLIVIGTIAYSIINDKKDKGNEMFAYSTQQSLGKDDAPVKVVEFGDFKCPACRTWDVTVLPRLKEEYIDKGKVQLYFINFPFIGKDSDLGAAAGEAIYKQDKDSFWIFYDEIYQNQKKDTEEWITEDLLLSIVKEKLPKVDVEQFKKDLHSKEITEKVRKDSDRAQKLKVQGAPSVYVNGNLANPDFDSMKKAIDKELKK, encoded by the coding sequence ATGAAATCAAATAAACTCATGGCTCTTGGTATAGTTTTTTCTATCGCAGTATTGATTGTAATTGGAACAATTGCGTATAGCATCATAAATGACAAAAAAGATAAAGGGAATGAGATGTTTGCTTATTCCACGCAACAATCTTTAGGGAAAGATGATGCTCCAGTTAAGGTAGTTGAATTTGGAGACTTCAAATGTCCTGCTTGTCGTACTTGGGATGTAACAGTATTACCTCGATTAAAAGAAGAGTATATTGATAAAGGCAAAGTGCAGTTATATTTTATTAACTTCCCATTTATCGGAAAAGACTCGGATTTAGGTGCAGCAGCTGGTGAAGCAATTTATAAACAAGATAAAGATTCATTCTGGATTTTCTATGATGAGATTTATCAAAATCAAAAGAAAGATACGGAAGAATGGATTACAGAAGATTTGCTTCTTAGCATTGTGAAAGAGAAACTTCCAAAAGTTGATGTAGAGCAATTTAAGAAAGATTTACACAGTAAAGAAATTACAGAAAAAGTACGTAAAGATTCAGATCGTGCTCAAAAATTAAAAGTTCAAGGTGCTCCTTCAGTATATGTAAACGGAAATCTTGCAAACCCTGATTTCGATAGTATGAAGAAGGCCATTGATAAAGAATTGAAAAAGTGA
- the queG gene encoding tRNA epoxyqueuosine(34) reductase QueG, translated as MDFEQLKQDVIAYSKTIGIDKIGFASASPFEELKQRLIQQQQLNYQSGFEEPDIEKRTNPQLLLPGAKSIIAIALAYPSKLKNAPLSKRGERRGIFCRASWGQDYHLVLRDRLQKLEAYLIEKLPDIEVKSMVDTGELSDRAVSERAGIGWSGKNCAIITPEFGSYVYLGEMITNVPFPPDKPIEDQCGGCTKCIDICPTGALIQGGQLDSKKCIAFLTQTKGFLPEEYRDKIGNRIYGCDTCQTVCPKNKGMDFHNHPEMEPDPELVKPLLTPLLTISNRDFKEKYGIMSGSWRGKKPLQRNAILALAHFKEASAIPDLIGVMKDDPRPVLRGTAAWALGKIGGDGVGEAIEKAMEREKDEEVLHEMKRGLELLAQKKE; from the coding sequence GTGGATTTTGAACAATTAAAGCAAGATGTAATTGCGTATAGTAAAACAATTGGCATAGATAAAATAGGCTTTGCGAGTGCTTCTCCTTTTGAGGAATTAAAGCAGCGCTTAATCCAGCAACAACAATTAAATTATCAATCTGGATTTGAAGAGCCTGATATAGAGAAGAGAACGAATCCGCAACTTTTATTACCGGGTGCTAAATCAATTATTGCGATTGCTTTAGCATATCCTTCAAAATTAAAAAATGCACCATTAAGTAAGCGTGGAGAACGCCGTGGAATTTTTTGCCGTGCTTCTTGGGGACAAGATTATCATCTTGTTTTACGAGATCGTTTGCAAAAATTAGAAGCATATTTAATTGAAAAACTTCCGGATATAGAAGTGAAGTCCATGGTTGATACAGGTGAATTAAGTGATCGAGCTGTATCAGAGCGTGCAGGCATTGGCTGGAGTGGGAAAAACTGTGCTATTATTACACCTGAATTCGGTTCGTACGTATACTTAGGGGAAATGATTACAAATGTTCCATTCCCGCCAGATAAGCCGATAGAAGATCAATGCGGGGGCTGTACGAAATGTATCGATATTTGTCCTACAGGTGCTTTAATACAGGGGGGACAGTTAGATTCGAAGAAGTGTATTGCGTTTTTAACACAGACGAAAGGATTCCTACCTGAAGAATATCGCGATAAAATAGGAAATCGTATATATGGATGTGATACGTGTCAGACTGTTTGCCCGAAAAACAAAGGAATGGATTTTCATAATCATCCTGAGATGGAGCCGGACCCTGAGCTAGTTAAACCATTATTAACGCCACTTTTAACAATTAGTAATCGTGATTTTAAAGAGAAATATGGGATTATGTCAGGGTCATGGAGAGGGAAAAAGCCACTGCAAAGAAATGCGATTTTAGCATTAGCACATTTTAAAGAAGCATCGGCAATTCCTGATTTAATTGGTGTTATGAAAGATGACCCAAGACCGGTATTGCGCGGAACGGCAGCATGGGCACTTGGGAAAATTGGGGGAGATGGAGTAGGCGAAGCGATTGAGAAAGCGATGGAACGTGAGAAAGATGAAGAAGTACTTCATGAAATGAAGCGCGGGCTTGAATTGTTAGCACAGAAAAAAGAGTAG
- a CDS encoding amidase domain-containing protein, whose product MAVKMNIEKQVQQFLAYITEKRTDVDGIAEDLLQMAQRKKQLFQRRSAHIVKATADVSFIRQLNSNDHQEIDYQIHFKYLIKHKELFYIEEEQLKRRVCLNNSRIIGDYDIEVSEEIRMGETLEREITKEKYGSYQYNRLEAVKYAERWWDDRNPMYRNFPDNCTNFISQCLHTGEVPMNGYPNIRKGWWQRENQWSWSWAVAHSFYWYLSGATTGLRAEAVERPEELILGDVIAYDFEDDGRWNHTTIVVAKDADGMPLVNAHSANSRRRYWNYEDSSKYTPQMKYKFFHIING is encoded by the coding sequence ATGGCTGTAAAAATGAATATTGAAAAGCAAGTACAACAGTTTTTAGCATATATCACAGAGAAACGAACAGACGTGGATGGTATTGCTGAGGATTTACTACAAATGGCACAGAGAAAGAAACAATTGTTTCAAAGGCGTAGTGCACATATAGTGAAAGCAACTGCGGATGTTTCTTTCATTAGACAATTAAATAGTAATGACCATCAAGAAATTGATTATCAAATACATTTTAAATATTTAATTAAGCATAAAGAATTATTTTATATTGAAGAGGAACAATTAAAACGAAGAGTTTGTTTAAATAATAGTCGGATTATAGGCGATTATGATATTGAAGTGTCAGAAGAAATTAGAATGGGTGAGACATTAGAAAGGGAAATTACGAAAGAGAAGTACGGTTCTTATCAGTATAATCGTTTAGAGGCAGTGAAATATGCAGAGCGTTGGTGGGATGACCGAAATCCTATGTATCGTAATTTCCCTGATAATTGTACGAATTTTATTTCTCAATGTCTTCATACTGGAGAAGTACCTATGAACGGATATCCTAATATTCGTAAAGGATGGTGGCAAAGGGAGAATCAGTGGAGTTGGAGCTGGGCTGTTGCACATTCTTTTTATTGGTATTTGTCAGGTGCTACAACAGGACTTCGAGCAGAGGCGGTAGAGAGGCCAGAAGAACTTATTCTTGGAGATGTTATTGCTTATGATTTCGAGGATGACGGAAGATGGAATCATACGACGATTGTAGTAGCAAAAGATGCAGATGGTATGCCGCTTGTAAATGCACATTCAGCGAATAGCCGTCGACGTTATTGGAACTATGAAGACTCTAGTAAATATACACCACAAATGAAATATAAATTCTTTCATATTATTAATGGGTAG
- the trmL gene encoding tRNA (uridine(34)/cytosine(34)/5-carboxymethylaminomethyluridine(34)-2'-O)-methyltransferase TrmL, whose protein sequence is MGVHVVLYQPEIPANTGNIARTCAATGTELHLIRPLGFSTDDKMLKRAGLDYWQHVKITYYDSIEEFYEKNKDGEFFYLTKYGEKAHTAFDYSKREKDYYFVFGRETNGLPANVIEENFDHCLRIPMTDKVRSLNLSNTAAILIYEAFRQQNYPGLDLEIVY, encoded by the coding sequence GTGGGAGTACATGTTGTTTTATATCAGCCAGAAATTCCAGCAAATACAGGGAATATTGCTCGTACTTGTGCAGCAACTGGAACAGAATTACATTTGATTAGACCGCTTGGATTTTCAACGGATGATAAAATGTTAAAGCGTGCCGGATTAGATTATTGGCAGCACGTGAAAATTACGTATTATGATTCAATTGAAGAATTTTATGAAAAAAATAAAGATGGTGAATTCTTCTATTTAACGAAGTATGGCGAAAAAGCTCATACAGCGTTTGACTATAGCAAGCGCGAGAAGGATTACTATTTTGTATTTGGAAGAGAAACAAACGGCTTACCAGCTAATGTAATCGAAGAAAACTTTGATCATTGTTTACGTATTCCAATGACAGATAAAGTACGTTCATTAAATTTATCTAATACAGCAGCAATTTTAATTTATGAAGCGTTCCGTCAACAAAATTACCCTGGATTAGATTTAGAAATCGTTTATTAA
- a CDS encoding sensor domain-containing protein translates to MKEEYSNQNTFLSMIDMDLIRQGLLHAIQDLVFILKVIDDETFKYMYVNRIGMDYARLSEECYGKTFAEVLPKDIAGILQRQYEKVVREAKAHTFCDVVKLQKGEIHYESSLNPVCDEEGICQFVICITRDITAQIEEKTEIEEKQMLFKSLLEYNNDSIISIDSIGRVTYANPATYEIFGYRYEELNNKFIFEFINKEYEKDFQILFKGALQGRAKQIVSKKYVHKEGYELYISLRTIPIIVNGEIVGVYIVTRDVTRQVLNEMRTEYLAYYDQLTGLMNRISCTNKLNTFLKESINFALVFIDLDEFHRINDTFGHKEGDKVLQKVTECLSNLKIEGMHLFREHDDQFVMLIENITKECVEEIAKGILKNISEYFVIEEEDVYLSASIGIVMAPADGEDEKILFQRVDAALEKAKEKGKGHYHFYCSGLDCEREQRFIIENQLHRAIEKNEFFLYYQPQINIETKKIASMEALIRWENKELGFVSPNQFIPLAERTGFIIKLDEWVVNQVCQQLREWLNKGYEVVPIAVNISARHFRSITLIEMITRALNKYNVPAYLLAIEVTEGALIHKDISKRVLLQLKEQNLKIHLDDFGTGYSSLSYLKTYPIDTLKIDRSFMEGIHIDERDTNITAAIIHLAHTLELNVIAEGVEKKEQIQFLKEKNVKLVQGYYYSRPLSKYDMENMYYK, encoded by the coding sequence ATGAAGGAAGAATATAGTAATCAAAATACCTTTTTAAGTATGATAGATATGGATTTAATTAGACAAGGATTATTACATGCTATTCAAGATTTAGTATTTATTTTGAAAGTTATTGATGATGAAACGTTTAAATATATGTATGTGAATAGAATAGGAATGGATTATGCTAGGTTAAGCGAAGAGTGCTATGGAAAAACTTTTGCAGAAGTATTACCAAAAGATATAGCGGGGATATTGCAAAGGCAATATGAAAAAGTAGTGAGAGAAGCGAAAGCACACACATTTTGTGATGTAGTCAAATTACAAAAAGGTGAGATACATTATGAATCTTCACTTAATCCTGTCTGCGATGAAGAAGGAATATGTCAATTTGTTATTTGTATTACAAGAGATATTACAGCTCAAATTGAGGAGAAGACAGAGATAGAGGAAAAACAAATGTTATTTAAGTCGTTACTAGAATATAATAATGACTCAATTATATCTATAGATTCTATAGGGAGAGTTACATATGCAAACCCGGCAACGTATGAAATATTTGGATACCGGTATGAAGAGTTAAATAATAAATTTATTTTTGAATTCATTAATAAAGAATATGAAAAAGACTTTCAAATTCTATTTAAAGGAGCTCTGCAGGGAAGAGCAAAACAAATTGTTTCAAAGAAATATGTTCATAAAGAAGGGTACGAGCTATATATTTCTTTGAGAACTATCCCGATTATTGTGAACGGTGAAATTGTTGGAGTTTATATTGTTACGAGAGATGTTACAAGGCAAGTATTAAACGAAATGCGAACAGAATATTTAGCCTACTATGACCAGTTAACGGGATTAATGAATAGAATTTCATGTACAAATAAGTTAAATACTTTTTTAAAAGAGAGTATAAATTTTGCGCTTGTATTTATAGATTTAGATGAGTTTCATCGTATTAATGATACATTTGGTCATAAAGAGGGAGATAAAGTATTACAAAAAGTTACAGAATGTTTAAGCAATCTAAAAATAGAAGGTATGCACTTATTTAGAGAACACGATGATCAATTTGTTATGTTAATAGAAAATATAACGAAAGAATGTGTAGAGGAAATTGCAAAAGGCATACTGAAAAATATTAGTGAATATTTTGTAATCGAGGAAGAAGATGTATATTTAAGTGCGTCAATTGGAATTGTAATGGCTCCAGCAGATGGAGAAGATGAAAAAATACTATTTCAGAGGGTCGATGCTGCTTTAGAAAAAGCAAAAGAAAAAGGAAAAGGACATTATCATTTTTATTGTAGTGGATTAGACTGTGAGCGTGAACAAAGGTTTATAATAGAAAACCAGTTACATCGTGCTATAGAAAAAAATGAGTTTTTCTTATATTATCAGCCACAAATTAATATTGAAACGAAAAAAATAGCTAGTATGGAAGCTTTAATAAGGTGGGAGAATAAGGAATTAGGATTTGTTTCTCCAAATCAATTTATTCCGTTGGCAGAAAGAACAGGATTTATTATTAAGCTCGATGAATGGGTAGTAAATCAAGTGTGTCAGCAACTGCGCGAATGGTTAAATAAAGGATATGAAGTGGTCCCAATTGCAGTTAATATTTCAGCTAGACACTTTCGCTCTATTACATTAATAGAGATGATTACACGGGCTTTAAATAAGTACAATGTACCAGCTTATTTATTAGCGATAGAGGTTACAGAAGGAGCTCTTATACATAAAGATATATCGAAGAGAGTGTTACTACAATTAAAAGAACAAAATTTAAAGATTCATTTAGATGATTTTGGAACAGGCTATTCATCTTTAAGTTACTTGAAAACATATCCAATTGATACTTTAAAAATTGATCGTTCTTTTATGGAAGGTATACATATAGATGAACGTGATACGAATATTACAGCTGCAATTATTCATTTAGCTCATACTTTAGAACTGAATGTAATTGCAGAGGGAGTAGAAAAAAAGGAGCAAATACAGTTTTTGAAAGAAAAGAATGTGAAGCTTGTACAAGGTTATTATTATAGTCGACCATTATCCAAATATGATATGGAAAATATGTATTATAAATAA